ACATGCAATTTGATACGGACCAGCTGCAAGGCGAAGGCATTGTTCAAAAAGATGCTTACAACTGGATGAATATGCCGTTCTCTTTGCTGTTAAGCAATTATGACGATAAAGAGAAGAAGGCGAAGCTCGTTCAAGACGTCATCGACGGCAAAGCAGGCGCGGATACGCTGCAAGGCGAAGCGAAGCAAATCTATAACTCTTATTTGAAGGATAAAGAAAATCCGAAAAAGGATTTGGCGGCATGGTCGCAAAGACATGCGTTCCTGACAGGCGCTCTTCCTCTGATTCAGGATGACAAGATCAATCGCAATGTTGGCGTCTATTACGATCAGACGGACACGATGCGCACCAAGTGGGCGAACCTTCGCAAGCTGGAGGACGAAACCTTCCTGAAGATTATTATGGGTAACGAGCCGGTCGATTCGTTTGATTCGTTCGTAGGGAAATGGAAGTCGCAAGGCGGCGACGAAATTACGAAGGAAGTCGCCGAAGCAGCAAAATAATCATTAAGGCGAGGCACCGGAGCTTAAGGCAAAGGCTTAAGCTCCGGTGAAATTAGAGTTTGCTTAAGGATGGAGTGGGAGCTTTGCGAGATTCCAAAAGTACGTTGCATTATCATCTGATGCTGGCGCCGGGCATGATCCTCCTTGTAATTTTCGGAATAGTTCCGCTATTTGGAATGGCGATTGCGTTTCAGGACTTTATTCCCGTCAAAGGGATATGGGGCTCCAAATGGGTTGGCTTAGAAAATTTTAAGTATATGTTCGAGCTGGATGACAGCAAGACCATTTTCTTCAATACGATCTTTATCTCTGTCATGAAAATGCTTATGAATGTGCTTATTCCCGTATCTACCGCGTTATTGCTTCATGAAATCGTCTTTAACCGGTTGAAAAGATGGATGCAGACCATCATTTATTTGCCGCATTTTCTCTCGTGGGTTATCTTGGCGGGAATTTTGACCGATATGCTTTCGCAGAACGGCATTGTTAACCAGGTAATAAAGTCCATTACCGGCGAGCCGATCTTCTTCCTCGGCAGCAACAACTGGTTCCCGGTTGTCGTTGTCTTGAGCGACGTATGGAAGGAATTCGGCTTTAATACGATCATCTTCATAGCGGCACTAACGGCAATAAACCCGTCGTTGTATGAAGCAGCCTCTATAGACGGAGCAGGGCGGATTCGCAAAATCTGGAGCGTCACGCTTCCGGGAATCCTGCCGACGATCATTCTCGTATCCACGCTGAACATTGGTAATATTCTTAACGCAGGCTTTGATCAAATTTATAACCTATACAATCCGCTGGTCTATGAGTCGGGAGACATTATCGACACCTATGTCTACCGTATCGGACTTGTACAATATCAATATGGTTTAGCGACAGCAGTGGGAACTTTGAAGTCGGTCGTTGGATTCATTCTTATCTTTGTTTCCTACAGATTGGCTGCAAGATTCGCGGGCTATCGCATTTTCTAGCAAGCAGCACGAGAGAACGCATTTTTGTAATGGAGAAGGGAAGTGTCCCATGCCGCTTACAGGCAAACGCGGAATCAGGACTACTGATATTGTTTTGACGCTCGTTATGCTGCTTATTACCCTGCTGTGTCTGCTCCCGCTTGTCAATGTCGTTTCGTTGTCTTTCAGCGGCAAGTCGGCGGCAGCATCGGGTGCAGTCACCTTGTTCCCTAAGGATTTCACTTTTTATTCCTATGAGTATATGTTTAAGGACAGCCGGTTTTTCGACGCCTTTGGCGTATCGGTTAAGCGGGTGCTGCTTGGCGGGGCCATTAATTTCGTGTTAACCATTATGATGGCCTATCCGCTTGCGAAGGAACGGCAAGAATTCCGGGGTAGAGACATCTACATGTGGGTTATCGTGTTTACGATGATGTTCACGGGCGGGTTAATCCCTTGGTACATGGTCGTAAAGAGCCTTCATTTGACGGATACGATCTGGGCGCTTGTGCTTCCGACGGCGGTTCCTATCTTCAACGTCATATTGCTGATGAATTTCTTCCGGGGCATGCCGAAGGAAATTAACGAATCGGCCAAAATGGACGGTGCGGGACCGTGGCGCACGCTTATTACCATCGCGGTGCCGCTTGCTATGCCGGCTATCGCTACGGTTACCTTATTTAGTATCGTTAGCCACTGGAACGCATTTTTCGACGGCTTGATTCTAATGAACAAACAGCATAACATCCCCCTGCAAACTTATATTCAACAGCTGGTAGTTGCGCCGTCCATCACGTCTTCCACGAGGCCGGAGGATTTGATCAACTTCTCCCAGCGGACGTTTAACGCCGCGAAAATCGTCGTAACGATGCTGCCGATCTTAATCATCTATCCCTTCCTGCAGCGTTATTTCGTTCACGGTATTACCCTTGGCTCCGTAAAGGAATAGCTTTCATATAGAGGAGATGCAGCATGCAAATTAACAATCCGATATTGCCCGGGTTCTGGGCAGACCCCTTTATCCTGCGCGACGGCGAAGATTACTATTTATACCCGACGAAGGACAGCGCCGGCTGGATGTACGAGAAGTTTCACGTGTTCCACAGCAAGGATCTCGTTAACTGGGATGGACCGTACTTGGCGCTCGACTTAAACGATGTCAGTTGGGCTGATAAGCAGGCTTGGGCTCCCGGCATCGCCAAATACAAAGGGAAATATTATATGTATTTCTCTGCTGAGGCGCAGATTGGCGTTGCAGTCTCCGATTCGCCGCTAGGACCGTTCAAGGATATGCTGGATCGTCCGCTGATTACGCGCAATCAGTATCATTGCCAATCTATCGATGCCGATCTATTCGTCGACGACGACGGGCAGCCGTATCTGCTGTGGGGACAAGGCAAGTGCTGGATTGTACCGATGGAGGAGGATATGACGACGTTCAAATCCGAGCCCGTGCAACTGTCCGTGCAAATCCATAACAGCAAGGGCAGTGATGCCGCAGCCGGCGACATCGCGGTATATAATGAAGGGCCGCATATGCAAAAGCGCGATGGCCGCTATTGGCTCACGTGGAGCAACTATGATACGCGCGATCCAAGATACCAGATTGCTTATGCCTTCAGCGATCATATTCTTGGTCCTTACGAGGTACCGGAGAATAACAGGATGACCTTGGAATCCGTAAGCGCGGTGGGTACAGGACATGCTTCTCTTACTGAATTCGAAAATGAATGGTACCTGATCTACCATCGGCTTGCCGAACCGGAAACGAGCGTGCTCCGTGAAACCTGTATCGGGTTGGTACGCTTTAAGGACGGTCAGCCTTACGTAGACGTGGACGAATAAAATAATAATGATCGGAGGGACTGTTCCAAATAAGGGACAGTCCCTCATTTTTTGACTTCTGGATTTGGGTCGAGATTTGGGATTAAGAGGCCTTGCATCCACAAGTCGTGCATTGACGATCGGGGCATTGCATAGTACATTGGACTGAACTAACAAATAGATAGTGCGAGAGATAGAGAGGAGAGGGCTATATTGTCGGCAACGGCTGTAAAAGAAATATCCCCGCTAGTAGCGGCGCTTGAACTGAAGCCTCATGTGGAGGGCGGCTGGTACAAGGAGATTTGGAAGGCGAATTTTGAAATTCCGCAGGCGGTATTGGGCGAACCGTATTCCGGACCGCGCTTTGCGGCATCTTCGATTTATTTCCTGCTTCATCCAGGCGAGTTCTCGGATTGGCATACGGTCCATTCGGATGAACTGTGGTTGTGGCATTCCGGCAGCCCGCTTATGCTGACTCTGGGCGGCACGGGTGAGAACCCTGAAGTGCGCAAAGAAATTATTGTTGGAGGCGACGTTGCGAATGGCCAGCATCCGCAGGCGCTTGTTCCTGCAACCGAATGGCAAATGGCGCGTCCGCTTGGCGATGAGCCGGTTCTGGTGTCCTGCATCGTAGCTCCGGGCTTCCATTATGATGACTTCAAGCTGATCGAACGTAAATTTTAATGAAACCGGCAGAAAAGCTCTGGACGAAAAATTTCATTCTGCTGGCGTGCTCTAACTTATTCTTATTCTTCGGTCTTGAAATGCTGCTTCCAACCCTTCCGCTCTTCGCGGATGAGAAAGGGGGTAGCGGCTCGCAGATCGGCATGATGCTGGGCATATTCACTTTCTCCGCGGTTGTCTCGCGTCTCCTCATTGGCATCGGGCTGAAGCATTTCGGCAAGCGCAAATTGCTCTTGATCGGCGTAACGATCTGCCTTATTGGCATGGCGTGTTATTATGCGGCCGACTCCATTTCGGCGCTGCTTGCGCTCCGCGTTGTTCATGGATTTGGCTTCGGTATTGCCACGGCACTATACGGCACGCTAGTATCCGATGCGATTCCCGCTGAGCGGCGGGGAGAGGGGATGGGGTATTTCGCAATGGGTAATGCCGTATCCTTCTCGATCGGGCCGATGCTTGGCTTATGGCTTCTGGATCAGTACGACTATGCCGGCTTGTTCGGAGCCGGAGTGGTCTTCCTCGCGATTACATTGGTGCTGACCTTGCTGGTTCGGCAAAAAAGCGCTCAGTCCGTCGAGATTGCCGCGGCTGAAGCGGCGGCAGCAGCGGAGCTTCATGCGGCAGGGGTGAAGCCTTCGCCGTGGGCTGAAGTTATTGAGCCTAAGGTGCTTGTACCTTCGATGCTGGGCTCGCTGGTCGGCTTTGCTTTTGGCGGCATGCTCAGCTTCGTAACGCTGTTCACCAAGGACATCGGCATAACGCAGACCGGCTACTTCTTCTTGGTTGTAGCGATCAGCGAGGTGCTGATCCGGTTTATAAGCGGTCCGTTGTTCGACCGGAAGGGACCGTTCTGGGTATTGTTCCCCACGGCGATCCTTTGTATGATCGGCTGCGTATTGCTCTATTACACCGATTCCATGGCTATGCTGCTGCTCGCCGGCGTATTCTACGGCGCGGGCTTTGGCGCGATGTTCCCGGCCTTGCAGGCATGGGTCATCAACCTCGTGCAGCCGGAACGCCGCGGTGTCGCAACCGCGACGTATTACAACTTCTTCGACATCGGAATCGGGCTGGGCTCGATTCTGCTCGGGGTAGTGGTTACCGCGACAAGCTACACGACAATGTTCCTGCTGTCGGGTATCCTATATGTTATTTATCTAGCTGTGTACTTCATCTACCTGAGCCGCCAGCGCGCGCGGGCTCAAGGGTAACTTGGAAAGAGCGGTGCCTGGGGCACCGCTCTTTTTGTTGTGGGTCTTGTCTCGCTTCGACCTCCACTTCGACCTCGTTCTTACTGATTTACGATGCACGAAGTGCAGCATATGGGGCAGGAATGGTGGGAGGGAGAGATATGCTGCACGAAGTGCAATATAACGGGCGAGAATATAGTGTGCTTGGGAGATATGCTGCACGGAATGCAGTATAATGCGCGAAAACAGCCCGTATTGGACACTTTAGCCCGAATAACCTGCATTCCGTGCAGGATAAGACCAGCTGCTTGGCTCAAATGCTCCAATATGCTGTATTTCGTGCAACGTAGGCGGACGGCGGTACTTAGAGCTAACTAGTTAGTCGGTCAATCTGTACGCGGGATTCTCTACAAGGTAAGAACCGAGGAGCATACATTGCACGAAGTGCAGCATATGGGGTAGGAATGGTGGGAGGGGAGTGCTATGCTGCACGAAGTGCAATATAGCGGGCGATAATAGAGGCTGCTCGAGAGATATACTGCACGGAATGCAGTATAACGGGCGAAAACAGCCCGTATTGGATACTTTAGCCCGAATATCCTGCAATCCGTGCAGGATAAGAGCAGCTGCTTGGCTCAAATGCTCCAATATGCTGTATTTCGTGCAACGTAGGCGGACGGCGGTACTTAGAGCTAACTAGTTAGTCGGTCAATCTGTACGCGGGATTCTCTACAAGGTAAGAACCGAGGAGCATACATTGCACGGAGTGCAGCAAATGGGGCAGGAATAATCGAGGGGGGAGCGTTATGCTGCACGAAGTGCAGTATAACGGGCGATAATAGAGGTTGCTCGAGAGATATGTTGTACGGAATGCAGTATATTGCACGTAATGAGCCCGTATCGGCTGCTTATGTCCGAATATCCTGCATTCCGTGCAGGATAAGACCAGCTACTGGGCTCACATGCTCCATATACTGCATATCGTGCAACGTAGGCGGACATCGGCACTTAAAGCCAGCTACTGGGCTCAAATGCTCCATATACTGCATATCGTGCAACGTAGGCGGAGACGGTACTTAACGCGGACTTGTCGAGCCAAGCTGCCTACTAAGTTCGCGTAACGCGCGCGCATCCCGAAGCGCGGGGCCATCGAGGCACCATGCGGCGCTTGATCACACGCCGGCGTTCAAGCGAAGCAAGACAAGGGCTGTTCCCGGCGGGAACAGCCCTGATTGCTCTGCCGCTTAAGCAGCAGGCAGCTTGATTTTTTGACCCGGGTAGATGAGATTCGGGTTCTTGATATGATTCAGGTCGCGAAGCTTCTGCCAAGTGGTGTTGTTCTTCTTGGCGATCGCCCAGAGCGTGTCGCCTTGCTTCACTACATATACAGCTGGCTTTGCCGGCTCCGGTTTGGGTTCTGGCTTCGGTTCTGGCTTCGGCTCCGGTTTGGGCTCGGGTTTCGGTTCCGGTTTAGGCTCAGGCTGTGGCTGTG
This region of Paenibacillus sp. JDR-2 genomic DNA includes:
- a CDS encoding ABC transporter permease; the encoded protein is MRDSKSTLHYHLMLAPGMILLVIFGIVPLFGMAIAFQDFIPVKGIWGSKWVGLENFKYMFELDDSKTIFFNTIFISVMKMLMNVLIPVSTALLLHEIVFNRLKRWMQTIIYLPHFLSWVILAGILTDMLSQNGIVNQVIKSITGEPIFFLGSNNWFPVVVVLSDVWKEFGFNTIIFIAALTAINPSLYEAASIDGAGRIRKIWSVTLPGILPTIILVSTLNIGNILNAGFDQIYNLYNPLVYESGDIIDTYVYRIGLVQYQYGLATAVGTLKSVVGFILIFVSYRLAARFAGYRIF
- a CDS encoding carbohydrate ABC transporter permease, whose amino-acid sequence is MPLTGKRGIRTTDIVLTLVMLLITLLCLLPLVNVVSLSFSGKSAAASGAVTLFPKDFTFYSYEYMFKDSRFFDAFGVSVKRVLLGGAINFVLTIMMAYPLAKERQEFRGRDIYMWVIVFTMMFTGGLIPWYMVVKSLHLTDTIWALVLPTAVPIFNVILLMNFFRGMPKEINESAKMDGAGPWRTLITIAVPLAMPAIATVTLFSIVSHWNAFFDGLILMNKQHNIPLQTYIQQLVVAPSITSSTRPEDLINFSQRTFNAAKIVVTMLPILIIYPFLQRYFVHGITLGSVKE
- a CDS encoding family 43 glycosylhydrolase; its protein translation is MQINNPILPGFWADPFILRDGEDYYLYPTKDSAGWMYEKFHVFHSKDLVNWDGPYLALDLNDVSWADKQAWAPGIAKYKGKYYMYFSAEAQIGVAVSDSPLGPFKDMLDRPLITRNQYHCQSIDADLFVDDDGQPYLLWGQGKCWIVPMEEDMTTFKSEPVQLSVQIHNSKGSDAAAGDIAVYNEGPHMQKRDGRYWLTWSNYDTRDPRYQIAYAFSDHILGPYEVPENNRMTLESVSAVGTGHASLTEFENEWYLIYHRLAEPETSVLRETCIGLVRFKDGQPYVDVDE
- a CDS encoding cupin domain-containing protein, whose amino-acid sequence is MSATAVKEISPLVAALELKPHVEGGWYKEIWKANFEIPQAVLGEPYSGPRFAASSIYFLLHPGEFSDWHTVHSDELWLWHSGSPLMLTLGGTGENPEVRKEIIVGGDVANGQHPQALVPATEWQMARPLGDEPVLVSCIVAPGFHYDDFKLIERKF
- a CDS encoding MFS transporter, whose amino-acid sequence is MKPAEKLWTKNFILLACSNLFLFFGLEMLLPTLPLFADEKGGSGSQIGMMLGIFTFSAVVSRLLIGIGLKHFGKRKLLLIGVTICLIGMACYYAADSISALLALRVVHGFGFGIATALYGTLVSDAIPAERRGEGMGYFAMGNAVSFSIGPMLGLWLLDQYDYAGLFGAGVVFLAITLVLTLLVRQKSAQSVEIAAAEAAAAAELHAAGVKPSPWAEVIEPKVLVPSMLGSLVGFAFGGMLSFVTLFTKDIGITQTGYFFLVVAISEVLIRFISGPLFDRKGPFWVLFPTAILCMIGCVLLYYTDSMAMLLLAGVFYGAGFGAMFPALQAWVINLVQPERRGVATATYYNFFDIGIGLGSILLGVVVTATSYTTMFLLSGILYVIYLAVYFIYLSRQRARAQG